The following are encoded together in the Planococcus antarcticus DSM 14505 genome:
- a CDS encoding amino acid ABC transporter substrate-binding protein, whose amino-acid sequence MKKYSLAFLFLVVLLVLAACSGSPEEDPTTDDAVESGGSEEDVLAKVQEEGTLVIGTEGTYPPFTFHDASGELTGFDVEIAREVADRLGVEAEFLETQWDAMFAGLDAGRFDMVANQVGINPERQESYEFSDPYITSTAVLVVAEDNSEIKSFEDLEGQLSAQSLTSNYAETATSFGAELEGVEGFNQAIELLNSGRVDATVNDNLTVLDFLKERPDAQVKVVDKSEDAAQSALLFRQGSGAIVEEANQALADMIEDGTYDEISEKWFGENVLE is encoded by the coding sequence ATGAAGAAATATAGTTTAGCATTTTTATTTTTGGTGGTATTGCTAGTATTGGCAGCTTGCAGCGGATCTCCTGAAGAAGACCCAACAACAGATGATGCGGTGGAGAGCGGCGGATCTGAAGAAGATGTATTGGCTAAGGTTCAGGAAGAAGGAACATTGGTTATCGGTACAGAAGGAACATACCCTCCTTTCACTTTCCATGATGCTTCAGGAGAATTGACTGGCTTCGACGTTGAAATCGCACGTGAAGTTGCAGATCGTCTTGGTGTTGAAGCTGAGTTTCTCGAAACACAATGGGATGCCATGTTCGCAGGATTGGATGCCGGCCGTTTTGATATGGTTGCCAACCAAGTCGGCATTAATCCAGAACGTCAAGAAAGCTACGAATTTTCAGATCCATATATTACTTCGACTGCAGTCCTCGTAGTCGCTGAAGATAATAGTGAAATTAAAAGCTTTGAAGATTTAGAAGGTCAGTTGTCTGCACAGTCGCTGACAAGCAACTACGCTGAAACGGCAACTTCATTTGGCGCTGAGCTTGAAGGCGTCGAAGGGTTCAACCAGGCAATCGAATTATTAAATTCGGGCCGCGTCGATGCGACAGTTAATGATAATTTGACCGTTTTGGATTTTCTGAAAGAGCGTCCCGATGCGCAAGTAAAAGTTGTTGATAAGTCTGAAGATGCTGCACAAAGCGCTTTGCTGTTCAGACAAGGCAGCGGTGCAATTGTAGAAGAAGCTAATCAGGCTTTGGCTGACATGATTGAAGACGGCACATACGATGAAATTTCAGAAAAATGGTTTGGTGAAAATGTACTTGAATAG
- a CDS encoding amino acid ABC transporter permease — protein sequence MYLNSIFSNPVRMERLVDIAQSSFLPLIEATIQFTLPLSIISFIFGLILAILTALARISTVKTFQIIARIYVSIIRGTPLLVQLFILFYGLPTLGITIDPFPAAVIGFSLNVGAYASEVIRAAILSIPKGQWEAANTIGMSYTQSLRRVILPQASRVSLPPLSNTFISLIKDTSLASLILVTEMFRVAQQIAATNYEFLLLYGQAALLYWVICFALSLVQGRLENRFDRYVSR from the coding sequence ATGTACTTGAATAGTATTTTCTCGAATCCGGTTAGAATGGAACGGCTTGTAGACATTGCACAATCCTCATTTCTTCCATTAATCGAGGCAACGATTCAATTCACTTTGCCTTTATCAATCATTTCTTTTATTTTCGGATTGATACTGGCGATTTTGACAGCTTTAGCACGAATATCAACGGTTAAAACTTTCCAGATTATCGCACGAATTTACGTTTCTATTATTCGCGGAACGCCTTTATTGGTGCAGTTGTTCATCTTATTTTATGGATTGCCGACACTCGGTATCACGATCGATCCATTTCCAGCGGCAGTCATTGGCTTTTCACTGAACGTCGGAGCCTATGCTTCTGAAGTGATTCGGGCAGCCATCCTGTCGATTCCGAAAGGCCAATGGGAGGCAGCCAATACAATCGGCATGTCCTACACTCAATCCTTGCGGCGCGTTATTTTACCACAGGCATCGCGTGTCTCTTTGCCGCCACTTTCGAATACGTTCATTAGCCTCATTAAAGATACGTCTCTTGCATCTCTAATCTTAGTTACCGAGATGTTCCGAGTTGCCCAGCAAATTGCCGCGACCAATTACGAGTTTCTGCTGTTATATGGACAAGCGGCGTTGCTTTATTGGGTCATTTGCTTTGCCTTGTCATTGGTTCAAGGAAGACTCGAAAATCGCTTTGACCGCTACGTTTCCAGATAA
- a CDS encoding amino acid ABC transporter ATP-binding protein yields the protein MISIKNLHKKFGDLEVLKGIDTDVQKGQAIVVIGPSGSGKTTFLRCLNTLETPTSGSVTIDEQTVDFSKPLSKKQIMAFRKQSAMVFQHYNLFPHMTALENVMEGPITVQKQDKKLARKKAEQLLTKVGLGEKMSDYPFQLSGGQQQRVGIARALALEPKVMLFDEPTSALDPELVGEVLQVMKDLAAEGMTMVVVTHEMRFAKGVADEVLFMDEGRIVERGKPEDIFNHPTEERTKRFLSLIQDTDV from the coding sequence ATGATTTCAATAAAAAATTTGCATAAAAAGTTCGGTGATCTTGAAGTATTGAAAGGCATTGACACAGATGTTCAAAAAGGACAGGCCATCGTAGTTATTGGCCCATCCGGTTCCGGGAAAACGACGTTTCTGCGTTGCCTCAATACATTAGAGACTCCGACTTCAGGTTCGGTGACAATCGACGAACAAACTGTCGACTTCTCTAAACCTTTGTCAAAAAAGCAGATTATGGCTTTTCGTAAACAATCAGCAATGGTTTTTCAACATTACAATCTATTTCCTCATATGACCGCTCTTGAAAACGTCATGGAAGGTCCTATTACTGTCCAAAAACAAGATAAAAAGCTGGCTAGAAAAAAAGCCGAGCAGTTGCTGACAAAAGTTGGACTCGGCGAAAAAATGAGCGACTACCCATTCCAGCTAAGTGGTGGTCAGCAGCAACGCGTCGGCATCGCCCGTGCGCTGGCACTTGAACCAAAAGTTATGTTGTTCGACGAACCGACATCCGCCCTCGATCCCGAGCTGGTCGGCGAAGTACTACAAGTCATGAAAGATTTAGCTGCTGAAGGCATGACGATGGTTGTGGTGACCCACGAAATGCGCTTTGCCAAAGGCGTCGCTGACGAAGTGCTGTTCATGGACGAAGGACGTATCGTCGAACGCGGCAAGCCTGAAGACATCTTCAACCACCCAACAGAAGAGCGGACTAAGCGCTTTTTGAGTTTGATTCAGGATACTGATGTTTGA
- a CDS encoding mandelate racemase/muconate lactonizing enzyme family protein: protein MKITKATLHAVRFPLSEPFIISYATYPDMPALIIVLETDTGLTGYGEGVPDEHVTGEYFTSAFEVLKERFLPAIIGMSPFDIEAIHSKMNALMTGNSAAKAAVDIACYDLMGKAVGQPVYNLLGGQATEHLDYPKVLSIEAPKIMAEKAKKAVEMGYASLKLKVGKGQAQEDVDRILAVREAVGRDTPIRVDVNQGWKTPGIAVAAIKQLEGANIAWIEQPIRMGDIRGLAEVRSKTAVPIMADESIQSMEDLLEIIRLQAADVINIKLMKSAGIFHAGQMAKAAESAGMLCQIGSMVESSVGSAAGYHVAMSRINIESTELTGPLLFSEEIGDLNYQHPYVLLSGKPGLGVEVSQAQLDKLTEKSCVIE, encoded by the coding sequence ATGAAAATCACAAAAGCGACATTACATGCGGTCAGATTTCCTCTAAGCGAACCATTTATTATTTCCTATGCGACCTATCCGGACATGCCGGCATTAATTATTGTACTGGAAACAGATACCGGACTGACCGGTTATGGGGAAGGCGTTCCAGATGAACATGTAACTGGCGAATATTTCACTTCAGCATTTGAAGTCTTAAAAGAACGATTCCTGCCAGCCATTATTGGAATGAGCCCATTTGATATCGAAGCGATCCATTCGAAAATGAATGCTTTAATGACAGGCAATTCAGCTGCAAAAGCCGCTGTAGATATTGCTTGTTACGACTTGATGGGAAAAGCAGTGGGACAGCCAGTTTACAATTTATTGGGCGGACAAGCGACCGAACACTTGGATTACCCGAAAGTACTGAGCATCGAAGCGCCTAAAATCATGGCAGAAAAAGCGAAGAAAGCGGTTGAAATGGGTTATGCTTCTCTTAAACTGAAAGTAGGCAAAGGACAAGCACAAGAAGACGTCGATCGGATTTTGGCCGTTCGTGAAGCAGTCGGCAGAGATACGCCAATCCGTGTAGACGTCAATCAAGGATGGAAAACGCCAGGCATTGCAGTCGCAGCGATTAAACAACTCGAGGGCGCGAACATTGCTTGGATTGAACAGCCAATCCGTATGGGGGATATTCGCGGGTTAGCAGAGGTCCGGTCGAAGACGGCCGTCCCAATCATGGCTGACGAAAGTATCCAATCGATGGAAGACTTGTTGGAAATCATTCGTTTACAAGCAGCAGACGTTATTAACATTAAGCTAATGAAAAGTGCCGGCATTTTCCATGCTGGGCAAATGGCCAAGGCTGCTGAATCCGCTGGCATGCTGTGTCAAATTGGTTCTATGGTCGAATCGTCTGTCGGCTCAGCAGCAGGCTATCACGTCGCGATGTCACGCATCAATATTGAAAGCACTGAATTGACGGGCCCATTGCTCTTTAGTGAAGAAATTGGCGATCTGAACTATCAACATCCGTACGTATTATTATCCGGCAAACCGGGTCTAGGTGTAGAAGTAAGTCAAGCACAACTAGACAAGCTAACTGAGAAATCATGTGTAATTGAATAG
- a CDS encoding M20 metallopeptidase family protein, protein MTITEQVDALFEEMVEIRRHLHMNPELSHQEITTPAFIADQLEEMGVEVRRGVGGRGVVGTIRGGNPGKTIAFRADFDALPIDDQKDVLYKSTVPGVMHACGHDGHTAALLGFAKAMIAIQDELPGTIVLIHQFGEELSPGGARAMIEDGCLEGVDAVYGAHLQSKMESGRIYLRDGFLQASEDAIKIIVHGFGTHGAEPHQGVDPILAASHIMVALQSIVSRNADPLKELVVSIGKFHAGDADNVISSNAVLEGTIRVFDPELRILAGQRLRTIVENVAIAMGATAELIIETGYDSLWNHLAETDIVRAAARGVLGDENVVEIDPVMPVEDFTYYTQTKPGAYFFVGAKMDDESVVYPHHHENFDFNENAMLVTAKVFAAIYFEAQETVMDSILVDLDSI, encoded by the coding sequence ATGACAATTACTGAACAGGTCGATGCCTTGTTCGAAGAAATGGTGGAAATAAGAAGACATCTCCATATGAACCCAGAATTGTCGCATCAAGAAATCACGACTCCTGCTTTTATTGCAGATCAATTAGAAGAAATGGGCGTTGAAGTTCGCCGTGGGGTTGGCGGACGCGGGGTTGTTGGTACAATCCGTGGCGGCAATCCCGGCAAGACGATTGCGTTCCGTGCAGATTTCGATGCTTTGCCGATTGACGATCAAAAAGATGTACTCTATAAATCCACGGTCCCCGGCGTTATGCACGCTTGTGGACACGACGGCCATACCGCTGCGTTACTTGGTTTTGCTAAAGCAATGATCGCCATTCAAGACGAATTGCCTGGAACGATTGTGTTAATCCATCAATTTGGTGAGGAACTATCGCCGGGCGGTGCACGTGCAATGATTGAAGACGGTTGTCTAGAAGGTGTTGATGCCGTTTACGGTGCTCACTTGCAAAGCAAAATGGAAAGTGGTCGCATTTATTTGCGAGACGGCTTTTTGCAGGCTTCTGAAGATGCCATCAAAATTATTGTCCACGGCTTTGGAACTCACGGTGCAGAACCTCATCAAGGGGTCGATCCGATTTTAGCAGCGAGTCATATCATGGTCGCACTTCAATCGATTGTCAGCCGCAATGCGGATCCATTGAAAGAACTGGTCGTCTCTATCGGTAAATTCCATGCCGGTGACGCCGATAACGTTATTTCAAGCAACGCTGTTCTGGAAGGCACCATCCGTGTATTTGATCCCGAACTTCGCATACTTGCAGGACAGCGTTTGCGGACGATTGTGGAAAATGTCGCCATCGCTATGGGCGCCACTGCCGAATTGATTATCGAAACGGGATATGACTCACTTTGGAATCACCTCGCCGAAACGGATATTGTTCGTGCCGCTGCGCGCGGCGTGCTGGGGGACGAAAATGTAGTGGAAATTGATCCGGTTATGCCAGTTGAAGATTTCACTTATTATACGCAGACAAAACCGGGCGCTTATTTCTTCGTCGGCGCAAAAATGGATGACGAGAGCGTTGTTTACCCACATCATCATGAAAACTTCGATTTTAATGAAAACGCCATGCTGGTGACAGCAAAAGTCTTCGCTGCGATTTATTTTGAGGCGCAAGAAACGGTTATGGACAGTATTTTAGTTGATTTGGATAGTATTTGA
- a CDS encoding glycine C-acetyltransferase encodes MSKKLDAFLDENLTELKEQGLYNEIDPVEGPNGAIIKVRGKDLINLSSNNYLGLATNEDLKQVAKDAIDKYGVGAGAVRTINGTLDLHVKLEEKLAEFKGTEAAISYQSGFNCNMAAISAVMDKNDAILSDQLNHASIIDGCRLSKAKIIAFKHSDMEDLHMKAKEATESGQYNKVMVITDGVFSMDGDIAKLPEIVEIAKEFDLITYVDDAHGSGVTGKGKGTVKHFGLEKEIDMQMGTLSKAVGVVGGYVAGKKNLIDWLKVRSRPFLFSTAVTPGDVAAITAAVQMIIDSTELHDKLWDNGDYLKKGLDALGFNIGHSETPITPCIIGDEKLTQQFSKRLFEEGVYAKSIVFPTVPKGTGRVRNMPTAAHTKQMLDEAIATYEKVGKELGVIN; translated from the coding sequence TTGTCAAAAAAATTAGATGCATTTTTAGATGAGAACTTAACAGAATTAAAAGAGCAAGGTCTTTACAATGAAATTGACCCGGTTGAAGGACCAAACGGCGCGATCATCAAAGTGCGCGGTAAAGACTTGATCAACCTTTCTTCAAATAACTATTTAGGTCTTGCCACAAATGAAGATTTGAAACAAGTAGCAAAAGACGCAATCGATAAATACGGCGTTGGCGCAGGCGCAGTTCGTACGATCAACGGAACGCTTGATTTGCACGTGAAGTTAGAAGAAAAGCTTGCTGAATTCAAAGGAACAGAAGCAGCGATTTCCTATCAATCTGGTTTTAACTGCAACATGGCAGCAATTTCAGCGGTTATGGATAAAAACGATGCGATTCTTTCGGATCAGTTAAACCATGCCTCAATTATCGATGGCTGTCGCTTGTCAAAAGCAAAAATTATCGCCTTCAAACATTCAGACATGGAAGACCTGCACATGAAAGCAAAAGAAGCGACAGAGTCTGGCCAGTACAATAAAGTCATGGTCATCACAGATGGCGTATTTTCGATGGATGGCGACATTGCCAAACTTCCTGAAATCGTCGAAATTGCGAAAGAATTTGATTTGATTACGTACGTTGACGATGCACACGGATCAGGTGTTACTGGAAAAGGAAAAGGAACCGTTAAGCATTTCGGTCTTGAAAAAGAAATCGATATGCAAATGGGAACTTTGTCTAAAGCGGTTGGCGTTGTCGGCGGCTATGTAGCCGGTAAGAAAAACTTGATCGACTGGTTGAAAGTTCGCTCACGTCCATTCCTATTCTCAACAGCAGTAACTCCAGGGGACGTAGCAGCAATCACAGCAGCGGTTCAAATGATTATCGACTCTACGGAATTGCACGATAAATTATGGGATAACGGCGACTACTTGAAAAAAGGTCTAGATGCATTAGGCTTTAATATTGGTCATTCAGAAACACCAATTACACCTTGCATCATCGGTGACGAGAAGTTAACACAACAATTCTCGAAGCGTTTGTTTGAAGAAGGCGTGTATGCAAAATCAATCGTCTTCCCAACCGTTCCAAAAGGCACTGGACGCGTACGCAATATGCCAACAGCTGCCCACACAAAACAAATGTTGGATGAAGCCATTGCTACTTACGAAAAAGTCGGCAAAGAATTAGGCGTTATCAACTAA
- a CDS encoding immune inhibitor A domain-containing protein, translating to MKNSKWVSILSASALTLSLFAPAAAAAPTEAVPSMNDWNSERYGDRIDIDQSLNDLTQDANFKKEADKKIKAQANEVSDGESDAKANETFTYDGGTKKFLNRNLAFKDYTLRSVGDNVEIWVANDLAYGPDNPKPADVVTQQQVDKLRAEFDSNIYPVATDFFGTPDQLDGSNATVPGMVGLPDDYYEGSDKVIMLVDNVQDEGWNNPSYPFFVAGFFWQTLENYTDRNIITIDTNSWETRLESTFFGTTIHELQHLIQADNDGSEETWLNEGMSTFSEYLGGYGHGEGSINFYLDHPENSLVNWDEHGTAATGPETIADYGQVYLFTLYMYDKFGQEFIRELATDGESQGMTSVNKVLQDYGTNKTFTEVYQNFMTALTLDSSDVSSDYDIDSIDLRSLPVGTAGDVRGKTVDFEKAKTFEKEGVPAWGGDFKEFNFGKDVRGLEFDGVDFLPLQWETIADPKGSGEQVLHANNGDEADQALIFGATVPATNAALTFEHYYDIEEQWDFGMVQVSTDNGETWTSLENSNTRSDAVEEGYPTIKENVPGFTGTNEDWTTEAFNLSAYAGQEVLVSFRNLTDWGSNNAGWFIKNVQLGGFSADGTSTDAFQSLGQLKGEYVNFTTTFIQTKKNGKERVFHVDPYNVTEKQALDLQQVLREGNVKMITSYAAEEGQREAKEFTYEVLYKKDNPNKGKGKK from the coding sequence ATGAAGAACAGCAAATGGGTATCGATCTTATCAGCCAGTGCGTTAACCCTGTCTTTATTCGCGCCAGCAGCTGCAGCGGCACCAACCGAAGCAGTACCATCAATGAACGACTGGAACAGTGAAAGATACGGGGACCGGATCGATATTGATCAAAGCCTGAACGATTTAACACAGGATGCAAATTTTAAAAAAGAAGCAGATAAAAAGATCAAAGCACAGGCTAACGAAGTATCAGACGGAGAGTCTGATGCAAAAGCCAATGAGACGTTTACATACGATGGCGGCACAAAAAAGTTTTTAAATCGTAACTTAGCTTTTAAAGATTATACCCTTCGTAGTGTTGGAGACAACGTAGAAATCTGGGTGGCCAATGATTTGGCCTACGGACCTGACAATCCGAAGCCTGCTGATGTGGTGACGCAGCAACAAGTGGATAAATTGCGTGCCGAATTCGACAGCAATATTTACCCGGTAGCGACAGATTTCTTTGGCACACCGGATCAATTGGATGGTTCAAACGCCACCGTACCAGGCATGGTAGGTCTTCCTGATGACTATTATGAAGGATCTGACAAAGTTATCATGCTGGTCGATAATGTACAAGATGAAGGCTGGAACAACCCAAGCTATCCATTCTTTGTTGCCGGTTTCTTCTGGCAGACACTGGAGAACTATACAGACCGCAACATCATCACAATCGATACGAATTCATGGGAAACACGTTTGGAGAGCACATTCTTCGGAACGACAATCCATGAATTGCAGCATTTGATCCAAGCTGATAACGACGGTTCTGAAGAAACATGGTTGAATGAAGGCATGTCGACATTCTCTGAATACCTAGGCGGCTATGGCCACGGAGAAGGATCGATTAATTTCTATTTGGATCACCCGGAAAACTCATTAGTAAACTGGGATGAGCATGGGACAGCAGCAACTGGACCTGAAACAATTGCAGATTATGGCCAGGTCTACCTGTTCACTCTTTATATGTACGATAAGTTCGGACAGGAATTTATCCGTGAATTGGCAACAGATGGCGAAAGCCAGGGAATGACGAGCGTCAACAAAGTACTGCAGGATTATGGCACTAATAAGACATTCACTGAAGTTTATCAGAATTTCATGACGGCCTTGACTTTGGATAGTTCAGATGTCAGCAGCGATTACGATATTGACAGCATCGATCTGCGCAGTCTGCCGGTCGGCACTGCAGGTGATGTGCGAGGCAAAACAGTAGACTTTGAAAAAGCGAAAACCTTTGAAAAAGAGGGAGTTCCAGCATGGGGCGGCGACTTTAAGGAATTCAACTTCGGCAAGGATGTCCGTGGCTTGGAATTTGACGGCGTCGATTTCCTTCCGCTGCAATGGGAAACCATAGCAGATCCAAAAGGTTCGGGTGAGCAGGTGCTGCATGCAAATAACGGTGACGAAGCAGACCAGGCTTTGATTTTTGGAGCAACTGTTCCTGCTACCAATGCGGCATTGACGTTCGAACATTACTACGATATTGAAGAACAATGGGATTTTGGCATGGTTCAGGTTTCAACCGACAATGGCGAAACATGGACTTCTCTTGAAAACAGCAATACACGCAGTGATGCAGTTGAAGAAGGCTACCCGACTATTAAGGAAAATGTTCCTGGATTTACTGGTACGAATGAAGACTGGACAACTGAAGCCTTTAATTTATCAGCTTATGCAGGACAAGAAGTCTTGGTTTCATTCCGCAACTTGACCGACTGGGGCTCAAACAATGCGGGCTGGTTTATCAAAAATGTTCAATTAGGTGGTTTCTCAGCTGATGGAACTTCAACGGATGCATTTCAATCACTTGGGCAATTAAAAGGTGAATACGTTAACTTTACTACGACATTTATCCAAACGAAGAAAAACGGCAAAGAACGTGTCTTCCACGTAGACCCTTATAACGTAACGGAAAAGCAGGCGCTTGATCTTCAACAAGTTCTTCGTGAAGGCAATGTCAAAATGATTACTTCTTACGCTGCTGAAGAAGGTCAGCGGGAAGCGAAAGAATTCACTTATGAAGTGCTCTATAAGAAAGACAATCCAAACAAAGGAAAAGGCAAAAAATAA
- a CDS encoding bifunctional cystathionine gamma-lyase/homocysteine desulfhydrase produces MKPKTRLIHGGIVGDEATGAVSTPIYQVSTYKQEAVGKFKGYEYSRTGNPTRHALEELIADVEFGHAGFAFGSGMAAISSVMMLFSAGDHVVLTDDVYGGTYRVINKVLNRFGLEFTFVDTGNLAEVEAAVKENTKAIFIETPTNPLLKVTDIEAVATFAKSKGLLTIVDNTFMTPYLQNPISLGADIVLHSATKYIGGHSDVVAGLVVVNSAELAEEVHFVQNSIGAILGPQDSWLLIRGLKTLGLRMEEANANAQKIAEFLERHDAVGKVIYPGLESHPGRELMQKQATGFGGMISFDVGSKEKAGELLAKLKYFTLAESLGAVESLISVPAQMTHASIPIERRAELGIVEGLVRISVGIEDVEDLIEDLGNALK; encoded by the coding sequence ATGAAACCAAAAACAAGATTAATTCACGGAGGCATTGTCGGAGATGAAGCGACAGGCGCCGTATCCACGCCAATTTATCAAGTCAGCACATATAAGCAAGAAGCGGTCGGAAAATTCAAAGGCTATGAATATTCACGTACTGGAAATCCGACACGCCACGCACTTGAAGAATTAATTGCGGATGTGGAATTTGGCCACGCCGGATTTGCATTCGGATCAGGAATGGCAGCGATATCTTCTGTTATGATGCTGTTTTCAGCCGGAGATCACGTTGTTCTGACAGATGACGTCTACGGTGGAACTTACCGCGTCATTAATAAAGTGCTGAACCGTTTCGGCTTGGAATTCACGTTTGTTGATACCGGAAACCTAGCGGAAGTAGAAGCGGCCGTCAAAGAAAACACGAAAGCCATTTTCATTGAAACGCCGACCAATCCACTGTTGAAAGTGACGGATATCGAAGCGGTCGCAACTTTTGCCAAATCGAAAGGCTTGCTGACGATTGTCGATAACACATTTATGACACCTTATCTACAAAACCCGATTTCTCTTGGTGCAGATATCGTTCTGCACAGCGCAACAAAATACATTGGCGGACACAGTGATGTCGTCGCAGGACTGGTCGTCGTCAATTCAGCTGAACTTGCTGAAGAAGTTCACTTTGTGCAAAATTCCATCGGTGCCATTTTAGGGCCACAAGATTCTTGGTTGCTCATTCGTGGACTTAAAACTTTAGGTTTGCGCATGGAAGAAGCCAATGCCAATGCACAAAAAATCGCTGAATTCTTGGAAAGGCATGACGCCGTTGGGAAGGTCATTTACCCAGGGCTGGAAAGCCATCCCGGACGTGAATTAATGCAAAAACAGGCAACTGGCTTTGGTGGTATGATCTCATTTGACGTGGGCAGCAAAGAAAAAGCCGGCGAACTATTGGCCAAGCTGAAATACTTTACGCTGGCAGAAAGTCTAGGCGCTGTTGAAAGCTTGATTTCCGTGCCCGCGCAAATGACTCATGCTTCGATTCCAATCGAACGCCGTGCGGAACTTGGCATTGTTGAAGGGTTAGTCCGAATTTCAGTTGGAATAGAAGATGTCGAAGATTTGATTGAAGATCTTGGAAATGCGTTAAAATAA
- a CDS encoding PLP-dependent cysteine synthase family protein produces MNYVTEIQQLIGNTPLLELTHSEIPNDCRIFAKLEYFNPGGSVKDRLGVSLIEDAEKRGVLKPGGTMIEPTAGNTGIGLAIAAIGKGYHVKFVVPEKFSQEKQSLMRALGAEVINTPTEKGIKGAIEKAKELVEKEGAFSPSQFSNPANPETYVRTLGPEVWEALSGEVDIFVAGAGSGGTFMGTARYLKSKKQSIKTVIVEPEGSILNGGPSGPHLTEGIGMEFLPNYMDNKYFEAIHTITDKEAFMAVRELAKNEGLLVGSSSGAAYVAALREAQTAKPGSHIVTIFADSSERYMSQNIYGRSFEEDQG; encoded by the coding sequence ATGAACTATGTTACTGAAATTCAGCAACTGATTGGTAATACGCCATTGCTGGAATTGACACACAGCGAAATCCCCAACGACTGCCGCATTTTTGCCAAGCTTGAATATTTTAATCCTGGCGGAAGTGTCAAAGATCGTCTAGGTGTTTCGCTTATTGAAGATGCAGAAAAACGTGGAGTCCTCAAGCCAGGCGGCACGATGATTGAACCGACAGCTGGCAACACAGGCATCGGTCTGGCCATAGCCGCAATCGGTAAAGGCTATCATGTGAAGTTTGTGGTACCTGAGAAATTCAGTCAAGAAAAACAAAGCTTGATGCGTGCCCTTGGAGCGGAAGTGATTAATACACCGACTGAAAAAGGCATCAAAGGCGCAATTGAAAAAGCTAAAGAATTAGTTGAAAAGGAAGGGGCATTTTCGCCTTCTCAATTTTCCAATCCAGCAAATCCGGAGACTTATGTCCGGACACTTGGACCCGAAGTCTGGGAAGCGTTGAGCGGAGAAGTGGATATCTTTGTCGCAGGGGCAGGATCTGGTGGCACGTTTATGGGGACAGCACGTTATTTAAAATCTAAAAAGCAGTCAATCAAAACGGTCATCGTGGAACCGGAAGGCTCGATCTTAAACGGCGGACCATCAGGACCTCATTTGACTGAAGGCATCGGCATGGAGTTTTTGCCGAATTATATGGATAACAAATATTTCGAAGCCATCCACACCATCACCGATAAAGAAGCGTTCATGGCTGTTCGCGAATTGGCGAAAAACGAAGGATTATTAGTGGGAAGTTCTTCTGGTGCCGCTTATGTCGCAGCACTGCGGGAAGCCCAAACCGCTAAACCGGGAAGCCATATTGTGACTATTTTCGCTGATTCAAGCGAGCGTTATATGAGCCAGAATATTTATGGCAGAAGTTTTGAGGAGGATCAAGGATGA
- a CDS encoding S-ribosylhomocysteine lyase, which produces MKKMNVESFNLDHTKVAAPYVRLAGEKTGAKGDTIRKYDIRFKQPNKEHMDMPGLHSLEHMMAEHSRNHSDAIVDIGPMGCQTGYYLSVINHDDYEDILRILENTLNDVIEADEVPACNEVQCGWAASHSLEGAKELAREMLEKKDQWHQVFADKAI; this is translated from the coding sequence ATGAAAAAAATGAATGTAGAAAGCTTTAACTTGGACCACACGAAAGTAGCAGCGCCGTATGTACGTTTAGCAGGAGAAAAAACGGGTGCTAAAGGCGATACGATTCGCAAATACGACATCCGTTTCAAGCAGCCGAACAAAGAGCATATGGATATGCCTGGACTTCATTCTCTTGAGCATATGATGGCTGAACATAGCCGCAACCATTCGGATGCGATTGTGGACATCGGGCCGATGGGATGCCAGACGGGCTATTACCTATCCGTTATCAACCATGACGATTATGAAGATATTCTTCGCATTCTAGAAAATACATTGAATGATGTTATTGAAGCGGACGAAGTACCGGCCTGCAACGAAGTCCAATGCGGCTGGGCTGCAAGCCACAGCTTAGAAGGCGCAAAAGAACTAGCGCGTGAAATGCTCGAGAAAAAAGACCAATGGCATCAAGTATTCGCGGACAAAGCGATTTAA